A window from Culex pipiens pallens isolate TS chromosome 3, TS_CPP_V2, whole genome shotgun sequence encodes these proteins:
- the LOC120426043 gene encoding uncharacterized protein K02A2.6-like, whose translation MDSDKQWPLESFNDSVDVSDLRREWEEWFRAFELVLETKNVYAQHDKLVLLLSRGGRGLQRIYYNLRPVPDEIHPAPAVIPFAPKETPEYDNAIKRLNAFFVGKRNERVELEEFRSLKQRTGESFKQFVLRLRAQAARCEFYDREEKEILHQVTMGASDERVRDKGLENVMNLDELSNYALNRELMLKQKAKSHPFGSEPSTSLAYVKQESSVGGRAGSYGGAGRRDEPYRGPGGRNELYRAAGGRNEPYRGAGGRNVPYRGAEGRVEPFRGKDKQVRNECGRCGSWSHSSDSRECYARSAQCNKCGFIGHYERMCKTAQQSLREGRGSGSTKSYSWKRSAEANAVREEDDSKQEQFRHGNSDSQKQVDSSVSGSIICKVDQTPVLFLIDSGAAINTVTEDSWHELVRESAAIYKKRYQCDRRVTAYASNDPLEVLLIFEAWISINDTKPKAYAEFFVVKGGKKSLLSKRTAEELKVLKVGLEVCGVDLRCPAFPKFPNVQIKLSIDHSVPPRKLAYLRIPIAMEEKVDMKIKQMLESDIIEPAVGPPEWISPMVVVPKGNDDIRLCINMKYPNEAIQREHYPLPMIDTLLNKLRGSTWFSKLDITSAFHHVELHPDSRGITTFMTSMGLMRFKRLTFGINAAPEMFQRIMCGMLAGIEGVIVYIDDIVVFGVTKEEHDGRLEEVMAVLRENNATLNKQKCLIGVRQLDILGYNVSAAGISPSEEKIASIRNFREPESKEEVRSFLGLVNFVGQFIPHLSTRSEPLRQFVRGDTDVFGDSQRKAFDDLRNELSSTVRRLGFFDPKDDIELYVDASPVGLGAVLTQRNQDNTPRIVSFASKGLTKAERVYPQTQREALAVVWAVEKFYSYLFGTFFTIYTDHKTLEYIYGGKHRDGKRACTRAEGWALRLQPYRFRMDHIPGSSNISDILSRLCPPSDEPFDEESEHYLCAVSDEITAITLSDIRDATTKDETLLAVMEAIKSQNWPSMLFQYQAFSKELGILDGIVVRDDRIVLPASLRPKALDIAHRGHPGIVSMRRRLRENVWWPYMDRDIGDRIEECAGCAAVSVQGPPEPMCRKEMPDRAWQDIAIDFFSAKDCCTFLVIVDYYSRFLKVIEMNGTTAGKTIEALQTVFDEQSYPETIRCDNGPPFSSEEFAQYCLRKNIRLVRTIPYWPQMNGLVERLNQGILRSMRIARATSISWRTAIKDYVHMYNTTPHTMTGKAPLELLTGRPVKDLLPSLRTEPYWNRDENVRDDDAIKKMKGKLYADNRRHAKTSEIAEGDTVLLRNYEKGKLEPNFNLEKFKVVSRNGTDTIVVNGDGVTYRRPVAHLKKWVEPTQTGRMQAEENPPESAATEKSRLPSREHTPTIDDSGSSRPKRARKLPARFS comes from the exons atGGATTCCGACAAGCAGTGGCCGTTGGAATCGTTCAACGACTCGGTCGACGTGTCCGACCTGCGTCGTGAATGGGAGGAATGGTTTAGGGCATTCGAACTTGTCCTGGAGACAAAGAATGTTTACGCTCAACATGATAAGCTGGTGTTGCTGCTATCTCGCGGTGGTCGCGGGCTACAGCGAATCTACTACAACTTGAGACCGGTGCCAGATGAAATCCACCCGGCGCCTGCCGTGATACCCTTTGCGCCGAAGGAGACACCGGAATACGACAACGCGATCAAGCGCTTGAATGCTTTCTTCGTCGGTAAACGCAACGAGAGAGTCGAACTGGAGGAGTTCCGCTCGTTGAAACAACGAACTGGCGAATCGTTCAAGCAATTTGTGCTGAGACTACGAGCGCAAGCAGCCCGCTGTGAATTTTACGACCGTGAAGAGAAGGAGATTCTGCATCAAGTAACGATGGGTGCAAGTGATGAACGCGTTCGGGACAAGGGTCTTGAAAATGTCATGAACCTGGATGAGCTCTCTAACTATGCTTTGAACAGAGAACTGATGCTCAAACAAAAAGCTAAGTCTCACCCGTTCGGGTCGGAGCCGTCGACCAGTCTGGCTTACGTGAAGCAGGAATCAAGTGTGGGAGGACGTGCCGGATCGTACGGTGGCGCAGGGCGACGTGATGAGCCATACCGAGGTCCTGGGGGACGTAATGAGCTGTATCGCGCTGCTGGAGGACGTAATGAGCCGTACCGTGGTGCTGGAGGACGTAATGTTCCGTATCGTGGTGCTGAAGGTCGTGTTGAGCCGTTCCGGGGAAAGGACAAGCAGGTTCGCAACGAGTGCGGCCGTTGTGGTTCGTGGAGTCACAGCAGTGATTCTCGTGAGTGTTATGCACGTAGTGCGCAGTGCAACAAGTGTGGCTTTATTGGTCACTATGAACGGATGTGTAAGACGGCCCAACAGTCGCTACGAGAAGGCCGCGGAAGTGGTTCAACCAAATCCTATTCATGGAAACGCTCGGCTGAAGCGAATGCTGTGCGAGAGGAGGACGATTCCAAGCAGGAACAGTTCCGTCACGGCAACTCGGACAGCCAGAAGCAG GTTGACTCGAGTGTCAGTGGTTCGATCATTTGCAAAGTCGATCAGACCCCAGTTCTTTTCTTGATCGACTCGGGAGCGGCAATTAACACTGTCACTGAAGATAGCTGGCATGAGCTTGTCAGAGAAAGTGCTGCTATTTACAAGAAGCGATACCAGTGTGACCGCCGTGTAACCGCTTACGCCAGTAATGATCCCCTTGaagttttgcttatttttgaagCCTGGATCTCGATTAATGACACGAAACCAAAGGCCTACGCAGAGTTCTTCGTGGTTAAGGGTGGCAAAAAGTCGTTGCTCAGCAAGAGAACTGCGGAGGAATTGAAAGTCTTGAAAGTTGGGCTAGAGGTTTGCGGTGTTGATTTGCGCTGTCCGGCATTCCCAAAGTTCCCGAACGTTCAGATAAAGTTATCGATCGACCACAGTGTTCCGCCACGCAAGCTTGCGTACTTGAGGATTCCCATCGCCATGGAGGAGAAAGTTGATATGAAGATCAAGCAAATGCTGGAGAGCGATATAATTGAGCCGGCGGTCGGTCCACCGGAGTGGATTTCACCCATGGTGGTGGTTCCCAAGGGGAATGACGATATACGTCTGTGTATCAACATGAAGTATCCGAATGAAGCAATCCAACGAGAACACTACCCGTTACCGATGATTGACACGCTGCTTAACAAGCTTCGAGGATCGACGTGGTTCTCGAAACTGGACATCACATCAGCCTTCCACCATGTTGAACTGCACCCTGACTCTCGTGGAATCACCACTTTCATGACGAGCATGGGTTTGATGCGGTTCAAAAGGCTCACCTTTGGGATTAATGCTGCGCCCGAAATGTTTCAGCGTATCATGTGTGGAATGCTTGCGGGAATAGAAGGAGTTATCGTGTACATCGATGATATTGTCGTTTTTGGCGTGACCAAGGAGGAGcacgatggaaggttggaggaAGTGATGGCGGTTCTCCGCGAAAACAACGCAACTCTCAACAAGCAGAAGTGCCTTATCGGTGTCAGGCAGTTGGATATTCTCGGCTACAACGTTAGCGCTGCTGGAATCAGCCCGTCCGAAGAGAAGATCGCATCCATCAGGAACTTCAGGGAGCCCGAATCTAAAGAGGAAGTTCGAAGTTTTCTAGGCTTGGTCAACTTCGTTGGGCAGTTTATTCCGCACCTATCAACCAGATCGGAGCCGTTGCGACAATTTGTGCGAGGAGATACTGACGTGTTTGGAGATAGCCAGCGAAAAGCTTTCGATGATCTTCGGAACGAGCTTTCTAGTACTGTTCGCCGATTGGGATTCTTTGATCCGAAGGATGACATCGAACTGTACGTTGATGCCTCTCCGGTGGGACTAGGGGCCGTGCTCACTCAAAGGAATCAGGATAACACTCCGCGAATTGTAAGTTTCGCGTCAAAAGGCTTGACGAAGGCAGAGAGAGTTTATCCGCAGACCCAACGTGAAGCCCTGGCGGTCGTTTGGGCTGTGGAGAAATTCTACTCGTACTTGTTTGGCACGTTCTTCACCATCTATACGGACCACAAAACCCTGGAATACATATATGGAGGCAAACATCGAGACGGCAAGCGAGCCTGCACAAGAGCAGAGGGCTGGGCGCTTCGCTTGCAACCGTACAGATTTCGCATGGATCACATTCCAGGGTCAAGCAACATTTCGGACATCCTGTCACGCTTGTGCCCGCCTTCAGATGAACCTTTTGATGAGGAATCGGAGCACTATCTGTGCGCTGTTAGCGATGAAATTACGGCAATCACATTAAGTGACATCCGGGATGCTACGACCAAGGACGAAACGCTGCTTGCGGTCATGGAAGCGATAAAAAGCCAAAATTGGCCTTCCATGCTCTTTCAATATCAAGCTTTCTCAAAGGAACTCGGCATACTGGATGGCATCGTTGTTCGAGACGATCGAATCGTGCTACCAGCGAGCCTCAGGCCGAAGGCTCTGGATATTGCTCATCGAGGCCATCCAGGCATAGTGAGCATGCGGCGCCGGCTCCGCGAGAACGTATGGTGGCCGTACATGGACCGTGATATTGGAGATCGTATTGAAGAATGTGCTGGATGTGCCGCTGTGAGTGTTCAAGGACCACCAGAGCCCATGTGTCGGAAGGAAATGCCCGATCGCGCGTGGCAGGACATTGCCATCGATTTCTTCAGTGCAAAGGATTGCTGTACTTTCCTGGTGATTGTTGATTACTACAGCCGCTTTCTGAAGGTGATAGAAATGAACGGAACAACTGCTGGGAAAACCATCGAGGCGCTCCAAACTGTTTTTGATGAACAATCCTACCCGGAAACCATACGGTGCGATAACGGCCCGCCCTTTTCGAGCGAGGAATTCGCACAGTATTGCTTACGTAAGAACATCCGACTGGTCCGTACGATCCCTTACTGGCCACAAATGAATGGATTAGTTGAACGCTTGAATCAGGGCATTCTGCGCTCCATGCGGATTGCAAGAGCAACCAGTATCAGCTGGCGTACTGCAATAAAGGATTACGTCCATATGTACAACACCACTCCTCACACTATGACGGGAAAGGCGCCGTTGGAATTGCTAACGGGAAGACCAGTTAAAGACCTGCTACCATCGCTGCGAACTGAGCCTTATTGGAACCGGGATGAGAATGTCCGTGACGATGACGCCATCAAGAAGATGAAAGGAAAGCTTTACGCTGATAACCGTAGACATGCAAAGACGTCCGAGATAGCCGAAGGGGATACAGTATTGCTGCGGAATTACGAAAAGGGGAAGCTGGAGCCAAACTTTAATCTCGAAAAGTTCAAGGTTGTTTCGAGAAATGGCACTGATACCATCGTGGTCAACGGAGATGGCGTAACTTACCGCCGTCCGGTGGCACACCTGAAGAAGTGGGTCGAGCCGACGCAAACAGGAAGAATGCAGGCCGAGGAAAATCCACCAGAGAGCGCTGCAACCGAGAAATCTAGATTGCCAAGCCGGGAACATACTCCAACGATCGATGATTCGGGTTCTAGTCGACCCAAGAGGGCTAGGAAGCTCCCAGCGCGGTTCAGCTAA